Proteins co-encoded in one Cricetulus griseus strain 17A/GY chromosome 1 unlocalized genomic scaffold, alternate assembly CriGri-PICRH-1.0 chr1_1, whole genome shotgun sequence genomic window:
- the LOC100751570 gene encoding olfactory receptor 2T6: protein MDGNKTFLSDFTFVGLFTHNKASGFLFSVICATFFMAIVANGVMIFLIHVDLHLHTPMYFLLSHLSFIDMMYISTIVPKILIDYITGKGTISFVACTAQYFLYMGFVGAEFFLLGLMAYDRYVAICNPLRYPVLMSRRVCWFILASSWFGGALDSFLLTPITMSLPFCASHKINHFFCEAPTMLRLACGDKDIYEMVMYICCVVMLLVPFSVVITSYAQILLTVHQIKSEEGRKKAFATCSSHVIVVTLFYGAALYTYMLPQSYHTPLKDKIFSAFYTILTPLLNPVIYSLRNRDVIGALKRVIARHRGICSVERK from the coding sequence ATGGATGGAAACAAAACTTTTCTCAGTGACTTCACCTTCGTGGGGCTCTTTACTCACAACAAGGCCTCGGGATTCCTTTTCAGTGTTATTTGTGCCACGTTCTTCATGGCCATAGTGGCTAATGGGGTTATGATCTTTCTCATTCACGTAGATCTTCACCTCCACACCCCTATGTATTTCCTCCTCAGTCACCTCTCCTTCATTGACATGATGTACATCTCCACTATTGTGCCTAAGATACTGATCGATTACATTACGGGCAAAGGGACCATCTCCTTTGTTGCCTGTACAGCCCAGTACTTTCTTTACATGGGCTTTGTAGGGGCTGAGTTCTTCCTGCTGGGACTTATGGCCTATGATCGCTACGTGGCCATCTGCAATCCACTCCGTTATCCTGTCCTCATGAGTCGGAGAGTGTGCTGGTTTATTTTGGCCAGCTCTTGGTTCGGTGGTGCCCTGGACAGTTTTCTCCTCACCCCCATCACCATGAGTCTCCCATTCTGTGCATCCCACAAGATCAACCACTTTTTCTGCGAGGCTCCCACGATGCTGAGGCTGGCCTGTGGTGACAAAGACATATATGAAATGGTGATGTACATCTGCTGTGTTGTGATGCTGTTGGTCCCCTTCTCTGTGGTGATCACATCCTATGCACAGATACTTCTCACAGTACATCAGATAAAGtcagaagaagggaggaagaaggcttTTGCCACTTGCTCATCGCATGTGATTGTGGTGACATTATTTTATGGGGCTGCTTTGTACACTTATATGCTTCCCCAATCCTATCACACCCCACTCAAAGACAAAATCTTCTCAGCCTTTTACACTATCCTCACTCCCTTACTAAATCCTGTTATTTATAGTCTGAGGAACAGAGATGTGATAGGGGCTTTGAAGAGAGTCATAGCAAGACATAGAGGAATCTGCAGTGTGGAAAGGAAATAA